TCCTTTATTACTTTTATCATCCGATCTcattcatacacatttaagaaataacgTGGAAAATAtccttttgtttgcatttggagACTCGGCATTTGAACCATCCCCAAATATCTGGACCAGGGAACCAACTCCTCAAACCGGATAAACTAACCTGTTTTTGAACCATATAAGCATGAGCCCTGGAATCTCGGTTTAGCACTACCCATTACTTTTCTTATGTCTACTATACAGGAGTTGCTGCTCACAGTTGCACTAATGTGTCTGGCAGCTGTCCCCAATTGGAATGTCAGGCCGCACTCACGCCTGACACCTCCTTGACCTTATGTGCACGAGCCCTCGACTCAGCTGCAAAGTGCTTACGGGTCAGTTTCATCAGAATTATCTGCCGTCATTCAGACATAAGTTGAGCAACGGTTTAACCAATTTTCCATCAAAGGGATTAAACAGAACATAGGATGTAAGTTAAGGAAATATAAGTTTGACTATGGAGCCTTCAGCGTTCACAATAATGGGttgcatttctctcagtcaacTGACTGTTTAGGGGGTAAAAGCGGCTAATAGTTAGTGGGctctgtggttgttgtttgttaATCACAGActaggagtgaacaaaagcagaaaaaaccctgtaaagatgcagactgtgaaagtctggtttataccATAAATCTTACCGGCTgtaactgggtttttttttttttaagttataagCACGTGTCAAGACTTCTGTCTCCCATTGCTGATGTGatcctccttttttcttccctATTAATGATCTACGGTCCCCATAAAATAATAAGActttaatgaaaatgtgataCAGAGATTTGATTTCTTGTGCATGCATCggataaaaaagtaattttgtctACACTGAATGTAGTTTACCGACTGCTCCTCAGTCCAAACTGACTTTATGGTTCATACGTGTCAACTCAGGGAACTCTTGCCGTGACCTCCGCtctgtgagcacacacacacacacacacacacacacaaggagagaaacagacagATCAGAGGATTGCAGCTGCTCTTGGATTTTCAGTGTGTCGGAGAACGGTCACATAAATTTCATTACAAATTTTTTACCTTTGCTTCAATGTGTCCTTTCTCGTTCAAATTGTTTAttcacatagtaaagaagtagctcaATAAGTAGGAACAGCGatagtttaaagacattttctacAATGATTTCATCATCCGcaggttaaaaaataaatctgtaaattCACAAATGATGGACTCTTTTCAGAGGTACGCTTCATGTACCGATTAACATACACTTAAACGATGTACATTAGGCTGCACACTGGTTATGCCATCACGGATTTGCTCAAGAGTCTGTTTAAGCtaaaaaacttgaaatatatgtatgtatattttaacatagataaaatgttttttggagtcacaatttaaacactgtttgaatAATCAAAGAGATATTTATAAAGGACAGGTTTACCGGGAGCAGAGAAACTCgctgttttgtctcttttgcaTGAGACACACCAGAAAAGCTCTGTGCGGATAGCAAAGTCTGCGCTGTGAGAGTGTCCGGACCCTCCACGCCAGCATCTGCAGCACTGGTCCCCAGGGGCACGGCAAACTTGTAAGCCGGCTCCCGGAAAATATGCTTGAGTTGTTCTTGTGTCCAACAAAAATGAGTTCtgctatgttttatttttaatgttactgcgttagcacaatttaaaatcaaaagattATTAGTCTCTTAAATGAATGGCATCTTGTTAGACCGGGGCTTAAAATACTAATACATTGTTTTACATCTTGTGCACACTTCAATGAAACTCAAAAAGTGGGACACACAATATGGAGATGATGACTCGGCATTTGTTAGAGAGGAGGAATTCCCATTCATGTACTCTGCAATGTGCATTGTGtccttgttttacttttttctaaataaatagcTGTGAAAAACCCCCATCAAAGTTGAGGTAAGTATtcaccatgttttttttattagggTCAAATTTCTCTTTGTGTAAAAATTAAGCCAACATCCAAGTGTCAAAGGTCGGTTCTAAAAAACAAGTCAGTCCCTGAAGCTTATTTGTGCCACAGATGGTAATTCAGTGACTGTGTGTGAGGAATGTTTTGTGATCTGTCTGATCTTAAAAAACTAACTTTGTTGTTACAATATTGGGGAAAGTTTGAACGGCTGATCATGGAGcaggatgaaggtcaaagggaaACTCGCTGCCACGCTTCCGGTTATGCTTCCATCCGGCATAGTCATCCAGCCGGTCCGTGCTATATCGCccccctgacccggagtggtatAACGTGTTGTAGAAAAGTTTGTtcgattctctctctctctcttacaaaaataataaattctctgggttttttttttctcatatgtTTATGGTACGAGATGGAGGAAGCATCCCAATCTCTCGGAGGTAATGAACCGACGGAACTTATTCAAGTTCTCAATATGTgcgctgtgcttttttttcactAAGGGTTATTTTACACGTACATTGAGTTGAGGCCAATATGAAATTCTTTGCTTGGCTGGAGGCATTAAGAAATACTAATAACGATTAGAGAGGCTGTTGACTCCTCCTCGATATGCGTAAAACAAGGCCGTTTTCTTTTAGGGTTTCTGTCTATTGAGAAAACCCATTGTAAAAGTAgctcaaaaaaatgaagaaaaacttttTACTTTGGTCTGAGAAGGAGTGgctgcacaaaaccaaaatacctggtgttttaattgtttaagtAAGGCCGATTTCTGAAGATGTGCGCAGCGCTTTTTTTCCTCTAAGGTTTACACATACGAGGTGGGTGGTCTGTAGGTTACAAGCGGATAgaaagttcttcttttcattACAAGCAATGGTGTAGCCTGCCTCCACCCCACTCTATAAAAATGCAATTTGTTGCTAGGCAGATAATCTTAAAGGTTCTTTATTGCGTCTGTAATATAAGAAAGTAAAATACTATTGAAAGAAATGGTTCTCTACAGCCAATAGGAAGTCactattttcttttctcattacaaGCGCTGGTGTAGCTTACCTCTACCCGGcactatatatgtatatatatatatatatgtaatccGTTACTAGTCAGATAATCTcaaagtttttttattttattgtgccTGTCATATAAGAAAGTAAAATACATCCGctattgaaaaaagaaatagtgagaaaattgtcataATATTTAAACAGAATTCAAACTGCTGTCTGTGGAAAACTAACTGTCTCTCTATACAGCACTGACTCAACAGCCGCGTCACCCTTCAGgatcccccctccctctctgatCCCCAGATCTCTTCCCCGTCCAAGTACACAgggctgcagaatgaaaggaTCCATCTTGCTGTCTGTGCATAGTGCGCcgccctctctgtttttattctcctccctccctctaaaaacttttttttatttttttctcatggCGCGATTATGGATCATATTACACACTTACTgtggggggaggggaggggtcatCAATCAGATTTTGACACAAGGCGCTGATGCAATTCGTCACGCTTAGGGATCAAATTACACACTTCCGGTGGGGAGGggtcatcaatcaaattttGACACAAGCCGCTGATGCAATTCGTCACGCTTAGGGATCAAATTACACACTTCCTGTGGGGGAGGGGGGATCAAATTACACACTTCcggtgggggaggggaggggtcaaaaggtcaaggctAGGGTCATCAATCAAATTGAGACACAAGCTGTAGTGTTATGTTTTttcttaccaaagtcgtactaaaacattttttgacagatttttgaacGCTGTGTACCACTTAAAATCAATTCGAGGTCAGTAGGCataaccagaattcatacataaggtgcaccggattataaggcccacttttgatttttgagaaaattaaaggattttaagtgtgccttatagtaCGAAAAATAAGGTAATTCACCTCTTTCGTACCTTTATAGCATCCTTTCATGTTACTCCTGATTGTCTCCGTCAGACTGTTGTAGATCCATTTCTTTTGTGTGAGGATGATTTTGTTGAGCtttgccttcatttttttttccttagaaACATGAAATATGGATTAATATTGTTTAAAACAACATCAAGGTAAAATAACTACAATTTCAGTGTTTAAGTTACTTTCTAATAATAGGTAAGCTAACAGGTTCATGGATAGGGAAGTTCTTTTACCTCTGTCTGGAGAAATGTTAGTTgcaatttgacatttttgtactTTTCAATCAATGAATCAGTGTTGAGTGAAAATGCATCAATGGCCCCAttgaaatttccacattttATGTCGTTTCTGAATGTGGCAAAGATATGGTTTATAATAGCAGCATTAGCAAGTTTATGACATATTGCAATTTGGATACATGTATTGTTGTACATATTGGTGCTGTTCAGAATTAGATTATTCTCACGGGAAGGTCTTTCTGAATTTTTCATCAATACTTTCAGTCAAATAAGACGCTAATATCATGTTGAGGTCTTTTCGTTTCCCTTTTTTTGGTTTCTGGATGCCAACATTCCTAACTACAGACTTTAGCGTCTTGTGAAAAGCGGCGCCACTcgttttctgaaacaaaacagaattttatttattttttaaacacatggTCACAAAGTATCCTGAGGTTTTGATCcagtaattaaaacacatacacTGGGGTATAAGAAGAACTTCAGTTTTCTTTCACATAAATTTTGGGATTTTTCTACTCCCTCCCGTAGGTGTTGTTCAAAAGCTTTTATAATGTCTTCAATTGCTTTTTTGACTCGATTAAGTTGGTTGCTTAAGTGTCCCTCAAGGACTGCACACACATCGTTTTTTTGTTCAAcctgaaataaaagaaagatcATCATTTAAAGCAGTAAAACATCACATAATGGTTCTTTACTCATTTTTGAGGCGGTCTTGACAAACTCAGGTTTTTAACATGAATCTCATGCATAAGTTCAGTCAGATAGGTCTGTCATCATTCGACTGCCTCAGTCTATTCTTCAGCTCACTTCCATTTTCCCACACTATATGACCTCATTACTCTAGTCCGATCATTTTTTGCCTTCTTCAGACCAATCAGCCTCTGTTCTCTATGATCTTTTGTCATTCTGCTCTTCAGACTCTCATTCATGCAACTCACCTCCTCCCCATCTTCACCTCAACCTTCCTGCGGTCACTCAGAGCACCATCCAAACTACCATTTTCACTACCCTAAGAATCTAGACTCTCGGGGTCCTGTCCTAACTCCCATCATTTCTGTGCTCTCATTGGTTCACTGGAGTCTCATTGGTAAATAACTATTTAatcaaattaataaataataataaatcatatACAGTTCTTCCAAATAATCTCTCCCCTTTCAATCACTAATAATAAATTACCACATATAGATTTATGATGTCCAGTATCCCACATTTTCAGTGAAGGTCAGCATGTCTTACAATATGTTAATATACTTTAGTGAACATTTTatgaacattttcattttatgcatTTTCTTATGACCTTTAAGAAGATTATGAATGAGGCTTTATTGCCTGATCTTACCACTTCTCTGCTTTTGGCCCCTTGAATCAAAGACAGAATCCCATAAGCTCCAGACACATAGTTTAATGTCTCTGAATGAGCGTCattgagatttttcaaaatttCCTTAAGTTTCAGTATTTCTGTAAAGAATTGACAAAGAAATATAAATCTGAGCAATACACTTTCTGTTACACAAAAATATACCATCACGGGTAGTGACCTCACCTACCATTGAGATCTGGATTTACATTCTCTCCTTTGAGGAACTCTTTGGAGCTCACTGTGAAGACTTTGAAACAATCCTCACTGAAGTGATCCTGAGAACATTTTTGTTAGTCAGGTTTTACTCTTGGACCATTTAAGAAGATAATTGTTTTAGATTTTGCTGTCAGATTGTAAATTTACCGTAagcattttctgctttttgaaTTCCTTCGTCACTGCATTCttgactttgtttcttttagaaaggaaataaaaattggatgtaaaagtaatttattgtagggctgtgcgatatgaccaaaatctcatatcccgatattaagacatctatcgtccgataacgatataaattacaaaaatgtaacattttctgtaaattctgtgaatctggggcagctcgacttgcgtgaagtgtttccagctgggcttCGAGCACTTGGAGttgagtgttttaactgatgcatgaaacgatacatttttagatataagctgtaacggccgccgttttctttgtgagtatttattacacagcgtgctgcggggaaaagcctgttctaacgtttgagtctaaggtttattttttagcacctgacggctcttttttgcttctcatctgtaaatactctgcatctttcacgtgattcagtttattttgaaaagtctcaacaggatcttgagctttattgtgaaaggtttatgtggaaaataaacaagcggacacgccgtggttttaccgtcgttgttgctaacgacaacgcataaaaacaagcgcttgtccgtctgtagtgtggttatattaaatataagagaaagagagaactttaagaaattaatatagccactacagtgaccatcaaaatgatgaaaaaatattgccgtaaacagtttattttgcgacaccacgaaacaaacgatagcgtaaaatgaaacgatagacgtttttatatcgtcatccgatatatatcgttatatcgaacagccctaattTATTGTTAGTATTGTAATGGAAAATTTCAATTATTCTTATTTAAGGTTCAAGCATTTGTGTGCATACTCAGTTGTGGCACTGTAATGAAAACTTCCACTGAGCAGTCTAAAACTAGATGAACTTATTTCAGCCTCAGTAGTTGAAGAAAATAACTCCTTTTGCAGGTGCTGATAACGCCAAGAGCACGAAACAGGATACGCATTGTTCAGTTAGGTTTCAGAGCGAGCTGCCTGATGTGTTGTATGATCACTTTCGGACAACCTGCCTTTTTTGGGAGGAATAAATAAAGGTGTGAGAGCTGCACTTCTGTTTCAGAGACTGCATGACGGTGCTTCACTGCGTGTAATCTCTCTCATGCGCATGATAATAAAGAATGTTCATTATAGCTGAATGTGTCTGTGGACTTTGTTAATTAAATTTCCACAACAGTATTTATCTAATTAGAAACTTAttaaaacacatatacatagatttttttaaatgtataacttTTAAATATGACTTTTAAACAACACAGCAACAAAAATGTGAAGTGTATGGTCACCATGTGCATCTGTGCCAAACTTTCTTTGTAATTTGAATTTTTGGTATATTTGACTTACAGATCATCTGGTTTTTCATTATCTGACTTGGTGCAGATAAAATGAATTTGCTGACACTCGCCACCATTTCCCAGCAGGCCGCTGGCACCTTCCAGGATCTCCCAGGCTTCTTTTTCTGATGCTGCTCGATTCATTTCAGTCACAATCCACACTGTAGAACAACTGGCAATAAACTAAAAAGGAAATGAATGTATGTAAATTATGAATAACTAATGCTTTGAAGAAAGATGACATGACTTCTGTGAATTACCTCTGTCCACATTTGATCTCTGCTTCTGTTAGTGTCACCATTTCCAGGAAGGTCCACGAGTGTGACATGATCAAGAAAATCATTGTCTGGCACTTTGACAGTCACACACTTCACAAGCGGCCAGTACCACCTCTTTACTTCTTCGCTCTCATTTGACTCACTTCTTGTATATCTCACAAATTCTTCCGACAACCCTTCAGcctgcaaaaaaacccaacaacaacaagataAATACAAGCCAATTGAATGTATGTGCTCATAACAAAGGTTTTAATGATTGCATGAAAAAGAAGACGGGAAATCAAAATAAGACATCCTGtctcaaaaatctgaaatgaaAACCAGGAAAATAAATCCAAGgtaataagatttttttttttaaattaaaaaaaagaaaaaaaagaaacttttatattttactgtgGATCACAGTAAGTGgcctggttcttatatagtgatTTCTTTTACTACATGTAAacatttaaagcacttttttctgGGTATGTTATTTCTAgctaacatttacacacattcattctctgatggatgcatcaaaGATCAACTGGGGGTTAAGtagatatttggcatgcagacttgagggagccagggattgaaccaccaaccctgcgattagtaggtgacctgctcgaCCTTCTGAGCAGGAGTTTTACAAATGTGAAACTCTTGAACACCTCCACAAAGAAAACTGCAAGCTCCATAGTAAAAGGATAATCAGACAGCAACAGGATAGTAAACCATCAAATTTTAACCACCACAGTTTCActtggttttttgtttcttttttgatgGATGTCAAACATTTTTGAAATGAGGCACATCAACATATTGCCGACATATATCTGCTCAGCAATAAACTGCAGCAACATCTGCTTCACCAGTGCTTTGATTCTGTCTGCACTTTCCATTAGGGAGGCATTACATAGCGTGGACATCTTCCTACTGCAAAGGTGCAGCATCAGCTTAACGCTGCTTGGGTAACTATTGACTGCTCACTATGTGATGTTCATAAGCCACACACTGCTATGTATCTCACCCAAACTGTGGTCTAATATATGCTTTAAACTGCAAGTATTCCTTTGTTCTAGAAGAAGAACCAGATTTTATTTTGGTCTGTATTACTGCACACTTACTGAGTCACTTTCCAAAATTTTTATCTTGGACATTCGAAACTCTGGAATATCTTTGAAATATTTGTTGTCCATGAGGCTGCGAGTGGatttttctttccactcttcTCCATACAGCGCTGATAACTTTCCATCAGGGTCAAGAAAATCATCATTACCAccatgatcatcatcatcatcttcaagAGCCAGTTTTAGGGACTGCACCTCATTTTCCCAatcctaaaaaaaagaaaaagattataTCTTAATTTTAGTAAAGCAGTTTTTGTATCTTCATTCTAACACATTACTTTACTTCAAAAATCACAATATTCATATTTCATTCTACCTCTTTTGTAATGAACTCGATGTGTGCCTCATACTTTGATCCACTGGTAGCCTCCACCTTTATTATCACTGAGGTACATGCACTGACACTTCCAGAAGGCAACAGGCGCCGCTTTTTTATGATGGCATTGATTAAAGAGCTCTTTCCAGCCCCAGTTTTACCAAAGACACCAACCAGGTGCCTCTTTTCTGTCTccaaatctttgattttatccCTGTTGAACAAGTTTAAATATGGATTAACTGACCCATTCTCAGAAACATCaaactgaaaatgcagtgaaatcagaaagatttgtttttaaaaatgtgttgaaaAAAATTCACCTTACTACTGGAACAAACTACACAGCTCCATGTTGAGCTCTGACCGAGTTTAAATCTTTAGTATGTTTATTATACCAAATACCAGCAAAATGTTACAGACTGTCCCAACTTCCTTGGAAATGGTTGGAAGAACGTCCAACAAAAATAGGAAATCTTTATTACTCACTTTAGGAACGTGCTGAGCTTGTCACGGCCATGTATTCTTTCACTGACACGTCTCATTATGTCTTTGACATCAGACAgtatttctgtttctgtcagAGGGAAAGTAAAAAACTAATAAGGAGGAACCTGGAAGCAGTGTAATGCAAATATGGTCCACTGATATGCAAAGCAGGAATGTGAGGAtttcatatatgtgtgtgtacctgACTGGGATCCTGCTGCACAGTTGTCTTGTCGTTTAGGAGATGGTTGCCATTCGCCAAACTCACTCTGCGAAAgatctgattttctttttcctttttggatttaaacaaaataataaatttaaaaaaaaaactatgaatATTGAAACATCTGATCATGGTATAttttagatatttgcaaaaataccactgtggaaataaaaaaataaattagatgTATTAAAATGAGAGTCAGATACATTTTCTCACCTTTTTCACTTATGGATGGCAAATCCTGTGGAAGCATATAAATATTCAgcattcatatttaaaattaaattattataaattgTACATGTATGCataattgaattgaatgcaCTTTTTATAATGTACACTCTTATATGGACAAATATTCTCAACTAGcacagtaattttaaaaaatggatctTATCTTGCCTTTCAGTAAACATGCTCCCATGAATCAACGAATCTGCCTGATTCAGCACCAGTGACACAGACCTAGAGACCAGTTGGTGACCACCCCATCCCTGGCAACCACCAGCTGTTAAGGTAAAACGTGTATTCCAACATCAGGCAACTACATCAGTTGTTTAGTGGTCTTAAGGCTTGTGTGACTGGGGCTTTGCTTTGACTCAGGTCACCTTAGTGTATATTTATGAGGAATGAAGGCATGCTGGTTCATTATCTGAATTTCAATAATCCTCACCTGATCCAAATCAGCAGTTGCTATCACTACGTAGCAGGGTGTGGTTTTTGCAGGGTAGGGGTGGGGCGACACAATAGGACATTCACGAATTTCCCCATGCACATTAGTGGTGTGAGATACAGCTGGATTTGGTATTCCTTTTAGACCCAGTAAATACAGGCCCAGTATCAACGATTCTGATACAGATACTGATGCTTTTTAATAATTATGGtggacagtgttggggagtaacgaaatacatgtaccgccgttacgtatttaaaatacaaaatatgagtaactgtattccgttacagttaccgtttaaaaaggtggtatttagaatacagttactttgttgaaataaatggattacacggcggtactttcctgtttcatattgtggcGGGTCAGaactgtttgggttttgtttgacagctacgttctgttgttccaggcggcagcgttacggttgccatggttacagggtgacgctctctctctctttctctgagactgtagctgtgtccaaattcatgggctgcatcctcctgaggacccggccttcgcggtctacgtgggccgggtcttcagaaggtcgggtaggccggaagtaaacgactgtgaaattggacggtctagccttctgattaacgtcaccgctgtctcggtggagtttaataaactcagccgtctgctccttgctatttaaaatataacaggacactggcgtaaattctcgaccgtctcatacttctgtttaatcagttttctgtttgacatttattcagtgGTGTAAAAACTAGacatggcacgataccacttttttatgtccgataccgatatcataaatttggatatctgccgataccgatattaatccaatattgtgtgttttttaatcaataaaactgttttttttaatatcttgctgcattttgtataagttcatattcaagtttaaataaacaacaacactaaaggtattctgttatacctgtatgtaaaaaatacactgcacccaaaatatttcatagttcagcaatactgatcaatctaataaacttaaacctactccatccttcctattctggtattttaaagagtacttagcagaaatattaagcaacctaactaatagggttgcaaactcccagcaaaaaaaaagaaaagggaaacccccccccaccctccacctcatgatgcttaatcaacgtaatcaactttaatttgatgcagtgtgaaaaaaaatgcacagaaataaattatttttcaagaataattaaatagattcaacatctttcttctacagaattgcagactgcacagatggtatcttcccaaaggaaaaagtactatagcttactagggtatattagacttaacagttaccatatacagtaatggacttctatacattttacatcagattaaaacttgggtgtaagattcagataattatttattaaaagctagatattttaaatgagaataagaaagaaaagtatgtctttgtgccccccttttccctgttaatgccctatcagcccccctggctaaatccgcccctgcacagttaccagcctgcaagttttgtgaggtgcttttttgatatttaatggatcggattacatttttttatttctctccgatatccgatccagtaatttacgtcagtatcggaccgatactgatacctaatatcggatcggtccatctctagtaaaaaccaaggaggaactcacccgggggattaataaagttttattttatctaatctaataactttaatctcagccaaatcgatttactcacaaacaaataaaacactaaaaaaagccaaacaataacatttttaggttgtctaagtgactta
This genomic window from Oreochromis niloticus isolate F11D_XX unplaced genomic scaffold, O_niloticus_UMD_NMBU tig00000426_pilon, whole genome shotgun sequence contains:
- the LOC102080898 gene encoding nuclear GTPase SLIP-GC; translated protein: MSNPQNLQQGHALAQMLANMADLQQQQMRMLQNLLTQSGAAATPLHLDELELSPEDHRHRFRGCRMGPQDQPSAFAQQLRYDAGRWLHPGPTQGEARLLEAVVLEQFVEGLPGEMADWVKCHKPPNLEAAVRLAEDHLAARTENPGRSLPGEVLAVTDAVPGSLGAAQTQGRCGEVVCEQCGNMGHFQRECPLMELQVYRVGGMSTPYPGRGGMYSVLDLPSISEKGKRKSDLSQSEFGEWQPSPKRQDNCAAGSQSETEILSDVKDIMRRVSERIHGRDKLSTFLKDKIKDLETEKRHLVGVFGKTGAGKSSLINAIIKKRRLLPSGSVSACTSVIIKVEATSGSKYEAHIEFITKEDWENEVQSLKLALEDDDDDHGGNDDFLDPDGKLSALYGEEWKEKSTRSLMDNKYFKDIPEFRMSKIKILESDSAEGLSEEFVRYTRSESNESEEVKRWYWPLVKCVTVKVPDNDFLDHVTLVDLPGNGDTNRSRDQMWTEFIASCSTVWIVTEMNRAASEKEAWEILEGASGLLGNGGECQQIHFICTKSDNEKPDDLNKVKNAVTKEFKKQKMLTDHFSEDCFKVFTVSSKEFLKGENVNPDLNEILKLKEILKNLNDAHSETLNYVSGAYGILSLIQGAKSREVVEQKNDVCAVLEGHLSNQLNRVKKAIEDIIKAFEQHLREGVEKSQNLCERKLKFFLYPSKTSGAAFHKTLKSVVRNVGIQKPKKGKRKDLNMILASYLTESIDEKFRKTFPNDIKCGNFNGAIDAFSLNTDSLIEKYKNVKLQLTFLQTEEKKMKAKLNKIILTQKKWIYNSLTETIRSNMKGCYKGTKEVNYLIFRTIRHT